A stretch of [Clostridium] scindens DNA encodes these proteins:
- a CDS encoding UPF0175 family protein, with the protein MQVVIEIPKEVLYDTKQTIEQATDFAKRATALGFYKQYGVSVELCSQIAGITEKKFISEAKRSFIG; encoded by the coding sequence ATGCAGGTTGTCATCGAGATACCAAAAGAAGTATTGTATGATACAAAGCAAACGATAGAACAAGCAACAGACTTTGCAAAAAGAGCAACTGCATTGGGATTTTATAAGCAATATGGGGTATCGGTGGAATTGTGTTCTCAGATTGCTGGCATAACAGAGAAAAAATTTATATCAGAAGCAAAACGTAGTTTTATAGGATAG
- a CDS encoding type II toxin-antitoxin system PemK/MazF family toxin produces MNQEAQEYYNIASWTKDKVNYNRISKFNTNKHRQVLHGQIWFCDLGYNIGTEKNKMRPVLVMSNNKINNSEKVVVVCITDAKGKVNARCLPIQDSWFLLYSDTEDEEKQVIPGRTIPASMHTYEFLDKDSMIQCEEIRAVSKARLDANRGCIGTLTPEDFDLVKGKFKRAYNL; encoded by the coding sequence ATGAATCAGGAAGCACAGGAATATTATAATATTGCCAGTTGGACAAAAGATAAAGTAAATTACAATCGGATATCAAAATTTAATACGAATAAACATAGACAGGTTTTACATGGACAAATATGGTTTTGTGATTTGGGATACAACATAGGAACGGAGAAAAATAAAATGCGTCCGGTACTGGTGATGTCCAATAATAAAATCAATAATTCTGAAAAAGTGGTAGTTGTTTGTATTACCGATGCAAAAGGAAAAGTAAACGCAAGATGTTTGCCGATTCAGGATTCATGGTTTTTGTTATATTCTGATACAGAAGATGAAGAAAAGCAAGTGATTCCGGGAAGAACGATACCAGCGTCTATGCATACTTATGAATTTTTGGATAAAGACAGTATGATTCAGTGTGAGGAGATACGTGCAGTTAGTAAGGCAAGGCTGGATGCAAATCGAGGATGTATTGGTACTTTAACACCGGAAGATTTTGATCTTGTAAAAGGAAAATTCAAAAGAGCATACAATCTGTAA
- the metK gene encoding methionine adenosyltransferase codes for MRKFYTAEAVTEGHPDKLCDQIADAILDVCLKNDENSRVACEVLATKGNIIVAGEITSAYEPDVFAVVRKVLSDVGYSSEGVTMDTFVHRQSPDIAEAVNASKERRGGVSDNQIDWFQGAGDQGVMIGYACDETKQLMPMPVVLANRIVRELSACRQSSYIQGILPDGKAQVTVEYENGKPVRLDSVVVSCQHKEEKDLKKLEAEIRKKVLLPALRPLPPDEETKIYINPSGRFVCGGLDADTGLTGRKLMVDSYGSMVPHGGGAFAGKDCSKVDRSAAYMARYIAKNIVAAGLASKCQVSLAYAIGVAQPVMVQVDTFGTGNVCADDCLELAIPLVFGLTPKQIVDTLRLTRPIFRQTAAFGHFGRKEFPWEHTDKAEALRNAVI; via the coding sequence ATGAGAAAATTTTATACAGCAGAAGCAGTAACTGAAGGACACCCGGACAAATTATGTGACCAGATTGCAGATGCAATCTTGGATGTGTGTCTGAAGAATGATGAAAATTCCAGAGTAGCCTGCGAAGTGCTTGCTACAAAAGGAAATATTATTGTGGCGGGAGAGATTACCAGTGCCTATGAACCGGATGTGTTTGCAGTCGTGCGAAAGGTACTATCTGATGTAGGTTATTCCAGCGAAGGGGTTACTATGGATACCTTTGTCCATCGACAGAGTCCCGATATCGCAGAAGCGGTCAATGCTTCAAAAGAACGAAGGGGAGGAGTGTCTGACAATCAGATAGACTGGTTCCAAGGAGCAGGGGATCAGGGTGTGATGATCGGATATGCTTGTGATGAAACGAAGCAGCTCATGCCCATGCCCGTGGTGTTGGCCAATCGGATTGTCAGGGAATTATCTGCCTGTAGACAAAGCTCTTATATTCAGGGAATCTTACCAGATGGGAAAGCACAGGTGACGGTAGAATATGAAAATGGAAAGCCTGTTCGACTGGACAGTGTAGTAGTGTCTTGTCAGCATAAGGAAGAAAAAGATTTGAAAAAGCTGGAGGCAGAGATCCGAAAGAAGGTGTTGCTGCCGGCTCTTCGTCCCTTGCCACCGGATGAGGAAACTAAGATTTATATCAATCCATCGGGGCGTTTTGTCTGTGGAGGGCTGGATGCAGATACGGGACTGACCGGAAGGAAGCTAATGGTAGACAGTTATGGAAGCATGGTTCCCCATGGTGGCGGTGCATTTGCCGGGAAGGATTGTTCAAAAGTAGACCGCTCTGCAGCTTATATGGCCAGATATATCGCTAAGAATATCGTAGCTGCGGGGCTTGCCAGCAAGTGTCAGGTGTCTTTGGCTTATGCAATCGGAGTGGCACAGCCAGTTATGGTGCAGGTGGACACGTTTGGTACGGGAAACGTGTGTGCGGATGACTGTTTGGAGCTGGCAATCCCCCTGGTGTTTGGGCTGACTCCGAAGCAGATCGTGGATACCCTGCGCCTTACCCGTCCTATTTTCCGACAGACAGCTGCCTTCGGGCATTTCGGGAGAAAAGAGTTTCCGTGGGAGCATACCGATAAGGCAGAAGCTCTTCGCAATGCGGTGATCTGA
- a CDS encoding DUF3991 and TOPRIM domain-containing protein, whose amino-acid sequence MAWVTEEEYRAAKQVRAYEYLQTYQPGRLKKTRTRNEWQLQDHDSFKINEITSKWHWKSRNIGGMSALRFLMQVDGMEYTEAVKILCEQTPVYVPRAEPAPKKNFSLPLPNDSFYRVRRYLNQRGIRDEVLDYCVQLGILYESAPHHNAVFVGMDEQGQAKYAFLRGIYDNRGKNFRMEQEGSEKQYSFCVPPLGNSCRVAVYEACIDALAHMTLEDGPTDKYRLSLGGIAAPKEGEERATKKMKRPDALEHFLKEHPEVTEIEICTDNDFAGRWACAQLKEQYGEKYTVVCNLPQMEGADYGDLAKQAGEKQKKQQKERGR is encoded by the coding sequence ATGGCTTGGGTTACCGAAGAAGAATATCGGGCAGCCAAGCAGGTGAGAGCCTATGAGTATCTGCAGACATATCAGCCGGGGAGACTGAAAAAAACACGGACAAGAAATGAATGGCAGCTTCAGGATCATGACAGTTTCAAAATCAACGAGATTACCAGCAAATGGCATTGGAAGTCCAGGAATATTGGCGGAATGTCTGCTCTGCGGTTTTTGATGCAGGTAGATGGCATGGAATATACGGAAGCAGTAAAAATCTTGTGTGAGCAGACGCCTGTGTATGTTCCCAGAGCAGAACCAGCCCCTAAGAAGAACTTTTCCCTGCCTTTACCCAACGACAGTTTTTACCGGGTGCGGAGATATTTGAACCAAAGGGGAATCCGGGATGAGGTACTGGATTACTGTGTACAGCTGGGAATCCTTTATGAGAGCGCCCCACACCATAACGCTGTTTTTGTTGGAATGGATGAGCAGGGGCAGGCAAAGTATGCGTTTTTACGGGGAATCTATGACAACCGGGGAAAGAACTTCCGGATGGAACAGGAAGGCAGTGAAAAACAATACAGCTTTTGTGTTCCACCTCTTGGGAATAGCTGTCGGGTGGCAGTATATGAAGCCTGTATTGACGCCCTTGCCCATATGACGCTGGAAGATGGACCGACAGATAAGTACCGTCTGTCTCTAGGGGGCATTGCAGCACCAAAAGAAGGAGAGGAACGGGCAACGAAGAAGATGAAACGTCCAGATGCATTGGAACATTTCCTAAAAGAGCATCCGGAGGTGACAGAAATTGAGATCTGCACCGATAACGATTTTGCCGGACGATGGGCGTGTGCGCAGTTAAAAGAGCAGTATGGAGAAAAATATACCGTAGTTTGTAACTTACCGCAGATGGAAGGTGCAGACTATGGAGACCTGGCAAAACAGGCAGGGGAAAAACAGAAGAAACAGCAAAAGGAAAGAGGGAGGTGA